In Numidum massiliense, a single genomic region encodes these proteins:
- a CDS encoding phosphotransferase translates to MSDQQKWERLLPRVFHAYHWQPLSVRKVRGAFRVQTSSNTFALKPIGATEERLSFLHKMTVHLLDKNYKHVLPWMQTRRGDPFFLHEGQAFYATPWYGKEFSSESSPAIGELARSLGEMHQLTKDVTVSSSSSTASLTQTASRVNAQSEQLRAYAETAEQRTNKSPFDVTFLENVEELQQGATFAVKGIQRAAVLAAEKPFRQVYCHRSIHRHNVVKRGGRWKWIDFDKADLDVPVRDLAVLLQRFVSEDTSLQTLEGVLLAYEQALKIDAREKRLLGLLLAYPDHVFRQLRRYYDRDEHREEMASVEQLKASIARYQVVKRLAKQLVTRRNGSARRQKMSVKN, encoded by the coding sequence TTGTCAGATCAACAAAAGTGGGAACGCCTCCTGCCACGCGTATTCCACGCATACCATTGGCAGCCGCTTAGTGTACGAAAGGTACGAGGTGCATTTCGCGTACAGACATCCAGTAACACCTTCGCCCTTAAACCGATTGGAGCGACAGAGGAGCGGTTATCTTTTTTGCACAAAATGACGGTGCACTTATTAGACAAAAACTATAAGCATGTCCTGCCGTGGATGCAGACGAGGCGGGGGGATCCATTTTTCCTACACGAGGGCCAGGCGTTTTATGCGACCCCGTGGTATGGAAAAGAGTTTTCGTCCGAATCGTCGCCAGCGATCGGGGAATTGGCGCGTTCACTCGGGGAGATGCACCAATTGACGAAAGATGTAACAGTAAGCAGTTCGTCGTCAACCGCGTCGCTCACACAAACCGCCAGCCGTGTTAACGCGCAAAGTGAACAGTTGCGGGCATATGCCGAGACAGCTGAGCAGCGCACAAATAAATCGCCGTTTGACGTAACCTTTTTAGAAAATGTGGAAGAACTACAGCAAGGGGCCACTTTCGCTGTCAAAGGCATACAGCGTGCGGCGGTCCTCGCTGCGGAGAAGCCATTCCGCCAGGTGTACTGCCATCGAAGCATTCACCGACACAACGTCGTGAAGCGAGGGGGACGGTGGAAGTGGATCGATTTTGACAAAGCGGATCTTGATGTTCCCGTACGCGATTTAGCCGTCCTTTTGCAACGGTTTGTTAGTGAGGACACTTCCTTACAAACGTTAGAAGGCGTGTTGCTAGCGTACGAACAAGCGTTAAAAATCGATGCGCGGGAAAAGCGGTTGCTCGGGTTGTTGTTAGCGTATCCCGACCACGTCTTTCGGCAACTCAGACGGTACTACGACAGAGATGAACACCGCGAAGAAATGGCTAGCGTCGAACAGTTGAAGGCTTCGATCGCCCGTTATCAGGTCGTGAAGCGCTTGGCCAAGCAGCTCGTCACACGCCGTAACGGAAGCGCGCGAAGGCAAAAAATGTCTGTAAAAAACTAA